In the genome of Actinomadura graeca, one region contains:
- a CDS encoding endonuclease/exonuclease/phosphatase family protein: protein MASTDVGTKTGGPAAAGPSIVPQGPARLALIAITVAVLAQTLRFSLPQLDHFADGTGTAVAALAVLAVYLAGFAAPAIRRAAGPRGLLLAGVGGLFAVRLLAQAIGPQTWLAFAGTAIGMIAVAALFEGARGLSGVGFATATVAGLSADSAVRMCFATWDPVWRQGVAPWLPCLAFVGLGAAAVYREIASGPVTAPGISWRDALGAAAIGPFLALQVLVLSSPAFVASSGWRSLTAAHVVVVVGQGLALAFLASGLAVRAVPGGVCVLGGTLLGVGAGAVAGTYAVSGIEVVPIVIVGQVLSAWLLAVACRAPLRRAGAGGPVWRIDVGAALGGLLVALILVPYQVSAVSPLPFPNNVLPGLAGILLGALAAAAAARGGPLPARAPLRALTAGAAALLLLAGTLIFTVAAPDGTAKAGPVPGQVRLLSYNIHDSVNQDGRLDPEGVARTIEAQRAQVVLLQEASRGSLLSGTTDVGVWLSRRLGMKLIWGPAADGQFGNAILTSLPVRSSGTGRMAKGDWSQIRGYVWARLAVGPTTMDVWSTHLEGGGDQADERAREVSALVRAWGGAPRTVIGGDFNAEPGSPELGGLVDTDLRSAALGADTPPTTSDGRRVDQVLGSDGLMFTDYDVPRSDASDHYPVAVTVRIGR from the coding sequence TTGGCCAGCACAGACGTAGGCACCAAGACCGGCGGCCCGGCCGCGGCCGGACCCTCGATCGTCCCGCAGGGGCCCGCCCGCCTCGCGCTGATCGCGATCACGGTCGCGGTGCTGGCGCAGACCCTGCGCTTCTCGCTGCCCCAGCTCGACCACTTCGCCGACGGCACCGGAACGGCCGTCGCCGCGCTGGCGGTACTGGCCGTCTACCTCGCCGGCTTCGCGGCGCCGGCGATCCGGCGCGCCGCCGGGCCCCGCGGACTGCTGCTCGCCGGGGTCGGCGGCCTGTTCGCGGTGCGGCTGCTCGCCCAGGCCATCGGCCCGCAGACCTGGCTGGCGTTCGCCGGCACCGCCATCGGCATGATCGCGGTGGCGGCGCTGTTCGAGGGCGCGCGCGGGCTGTCGGGCGTCGGCTTCGCCACCGCCACCGTCGCGGGCCTCTCCGCGGACTCGGCCGTCCGGATGTGCTTCGCCACCTGGGACCCGGTGTGGCGGCAGGGGGTCGCGCCGTGGCTGCCCTGCCTGGCGTTCGTCGGCCTCGGCGCCGCCGCCGTCTACCGTGAGATCGCCTCCGGCCCCGTCACCGCGCCCGGCATCTCCTGGCGGGACGCCCTGGGCGCGGCGGCGATCGGGCCGTTCCTGGCGTTGCAGGTGCTGGTGCTGTCCAGCCCGGCGTTCGTGGCGTCCTCCGGCTGGCGGTCGCTGACCGCCGCGCACGTGGTCGTGGTCGTGGGGCAGGGCCTCGCCCTCGCGTTCCTCGCCTCCGGCCTCGCCGTCCGGGCCGTGCCCGGCGGGGTGTGCGTGCTCGGCGGCACCCTGCTCGGCGTCGGCGCGGGGGCGGTCGCCGGGACCTACGCCGTGTCCGGTATCGAGGTCGTCCCCATCGTGATCGTCGGGCAGGTGCTGTCGGCGTGGCTGCTGGCCGTGGCGTGCCGGGCGCCGCTGCGCCGCGCCGGAGCGGGCGGCCCGGTCTGGCGGATCGACGTCGGCGCCGCCCTCGGCGGCCTGCTCGTCGCGCTGATCCTCGTCCCGTACCAGGTCAGCGCCGTCTCGCCGCTGCCGTTCCCCAACAACGTGCTGCCGGGCCTCGCCGGGATCCTGCTGGGCGCGCTCGCCGCCGCCGCGGCGGCCCGCGGCGGGCCGCTGCCGGCCCGGGCGCCGCTGCGCGCGCTGACCGCCGGCGCCGCCGCGCTGCTCCTGCTGGCCGGCACCCTGATCTTCACCGTGGCCGCGCCGGACGGGACCGCCAAGGCCGGGCCCGTCCCCGGCCAGGTGCGGCTGCTCAGCTACAACATCCACGACTCGGTCAACCAGGACGGGCGGCTCGACCCGGAGGGCGTCGCCCGCACCATCGAGGCGCAGCGCGCCCAGGTCGTCCTGCTGCAGGAGGCGAGCCGCGGGTCGCTGCTGTCGGGCACCACCGACGTCGGGGTGTGGCTGTCGCGCCGCCTCGGCATGAAGCTGATCTGGGGCCCGGCCGCCGACGGCCAGTTCGGCAACGCGATCCTCACCTCCCTGCCGGTCCGCTCGTCCGGGACGGGACGGATGGCCAAGGGCGACTGGTCGCAGATCCGCGGCTACGTGTGGGCGCGCCTCGCCGTCGGGCCGACCACCATGGACGTGTGGTCCACCCACCTGGAGGGCGGCGGCGACCAGGCCGACGAGCGGGCCCGCGAGGTGTCCGCGCTCGTCCGCGCCTGGGGCGGCGCCCCCCGCACCGTCATCGGCGGGGACTTCAACGCCGAACCCGGCAGCCCCGAGCTCGGCGGCCTGGTGGACACCGACCTGCGCAGCGCCGCCCTCGGCGCCGACACCCCCCCGACGACGTCCGACGGGCGCCGCGTCGACCAGGTCCTCGGCTCCGACGGGCTGATGTTCACCGACTACGACGTGCCGCGATCGGACGCGTCCGACCACTATCCCGTAGCGGTGACCGTCCGGATCGGGCGGTGA
- a CDS encoding GNAT family N-acetyltransferase — protein MSEPTVAVARAAPPDAGELLTVQRAAYVAEAQLYGDPFIPPLVESLDQLGKVLAGDAVVLKATLDGRLVGAVRAQFSDHTCLVGRLVVVPDMQGRGLGALLMRALEEEITGRADACVLFTGHLSESNLRLYRRLGYTETHRERVAAHLTLVHMRKSLVPAGTV, from the coding sequence ATGAGCGAACCGACCGTCGCCGTCGCGCGGGCCGCCCCGCCGGACGCGGGCGAACTGCTGACCGTCCAGCGCGCCGCCTACGTCGCCGAGGCGCAGCTGTACGGCGACCCGTTCATCCCGCCGCTCGTCGAGTCCCTCGACCAGCTCGGCAAGGTCCTCGCCGGTGACGCGGTCGTGCTGAAGGCGACCCTGGACGGGCGGCTCGTCGGCGCCGTCCGCGCCCAGTTCAGCGACCACACCTGCCTCGTCGGACGGCTCGTCGTCGTCCCCGACATGCAGGGCCGCGGCCTCGGCGCCCTCCTCATGCGGGCGCTCGAAGAGGAGATCACCGGCCGCGCCGACGCGTGCGTGCTGTTCACCGGCCACCTCAGCGAGTCGAACCTGCGGCTGTACAGGCGCCTCGGCTACACCGAGACCCACCGCGAGCGCGTCGCCGCGCACCTGACCCTCGTCCACATGCGCAAGTCCCTCGTCCCGGCCGGGACGGTGTGA
- the coaE gene encoding dephospho-CoA kinase, with amino-acid sequence MLKVGLTGGIGSGKSEVSALLAGHGAVVIDADRIAREVVEPGTPGLAAVAAEFGEGVLLPSGALDRAKVGSIVFADPERLKALNAIVHPLVGERTRELMDAAPPDAVVVYDVPLLAENGLASMYDEVVVVEAPEETRLRRLASRRGMTEEDARARMANQATSEERRAIATRVIDNSGTLDDLKAQVDALWKALTARG; translated from the coding sequence GTGCTGAAAGTGGGACTCACCGGCGGGATCGGATCGGGCAAGAGCGAGGTGTCGGCGCTGCTGGCCGGGCACGGCGCCGTGGTCATCGACGCCGACCGGATCGCCCGCGAGGTCGTCGAGCCCGGCACGCCCGGCCTCGCCGCCGTCGCCGCCGAGTTCGGCGAGGGCGTGCTGCTGCCGTCGGGGGCGCTCGACCGGGCGAAGGTCGGCTCGATCGTGTTCGCCGACCCCGAGCGGCTCAAGGCGCTGAACGCGATCGTCCACCCGCTGGTGGGGGAGCGGACGCGGGAGCTGATGGACGCCGCGCCCCCGGACGCCGTCGTCGTCTACGACGTCCCCCTCCTCGCCGAGAACGGCCTCGCCTCCATGTACGACGAGGTCGTGGTCGTCGAGGCGCCCGAGGAGACGCGGCTGCGCCGCCTGGCGTCCCGGCGGGGCATGACCGAGGAGGACGCCCGCGCCCGCATGGCGAACCAGGCCACCTCCGAGGAGCGCCGTGCCATCGCCACCCGCGTCATCGACAACTCCGGCACCCTGGACGACCTCAAGGCCCAGGTCGACGCCCTCTGGAAGGCCCTCACCGCCCGCGGATGA
- a CDS encoding TIR domain-containing protein: protein MTPPGDHTRQERPTDFFISYSPADERWASWIAWQLEAAGHRTMMQAWDFVPGTNFIDFMDRGLSEAKAVVAVLSSNYLRSRYGRLEWMAALRADPDDPARKLVTVRIEDCPIDGLLSTITYVDLVGVDDPDEARGLLMRRIQEALAGHARPVNGPGFPGGGPGRADRAPLVGHVEGGGNGGGTGGNGGGGLPDPAGERPVRRAPVAAPAFPAREGSPDLEREHVSVLHVSGPRFGRTLAEPGEPTTAAELQDRIWSDVTRLADSGVPRPDLLVVTGNLTHSGSRKEFTEALSFLTSLRALLGLEAQRVIAVPGTHDVTRAACQAYFSSCEADDIEPQPPYWPKWRHFAGLFKEFYQGLDSLIFDSAQPWTLFPVADLKVVVAGLNSTLPQTHRPEDRHGRIGQAQAAWFNERLRHFEDEGWLRLGAVEHTPVAGEPGALRDPETVETLLSGHVHAFFQGAESELRAMPLLGSGVPCVPALGPGRHQIVVLRRDGLERWVPEDAARRGPERLGVAWADAGGAFPPPRGQAPPAGPAPQLGAGPEAGAGAAGADPAPGPTERLLDRLTEACETRFERATIRRVVPPPRADGRTDPPHLLLTHMEDGFVRQYRIGAHVGQVTGDDVDAFVRHVHADGADHGSELVYLGPAPARSLRDDALRRGIRVRSLTEFQGLLDLSEYVTAQTGRLSAGDLYPPSLYVPQRYRELDRFRPAGPSDADDAADPGDGGEVHDDVVGEMLRLLAADHGRFLLLLGDFGRGKTFSLRELARRIPGELPHVVPILIELRALDKAHSVDGLVAAHLANHGEELIDLKAFHYMLRQGRIVLLFDGFDELVTRVTYDQAADHLDTLLRAAQDKAKIVVASRTQHFKSQAQVLTALGEKVGVLPHRRVLGLEEFTPAQVRSYLVNRYGDEQAADDRLGLLSGVEELLALAPNPRMLSFIADLPEERLRAVAQARRAVSPADLYQEILSSWLAHEAERVRPAGGPSGLREEDMWEAVGTLALRLWEGDEQFLRLAELTDVADALTGLADGRLSPHQVTHAVGAGSLLVRTNEGLFGFIHTSVMEWLVARHIAGAFRGSGAPAALARRALTQLTVDFLCDLADTRACQEWADGVLADPGAGDVARANAIRITTRLRTPAHTDLRGARLQGEDLSYRDLQEVDLTGADLTDAQLVGANLSRAVLRDASLAGARLDEARLTGADLRGADLSRARLARADLRDVAVEGSRWTRAALVDAALPSRIAAAPELREAAIAPGRPVEIQVAPAAVGVPYGFHFQTSRLPQPLAYSPGGSVLAVGSEDGGVLICDAVTGVPIRTLQGHRDRAYAVAFDADGNLLASGSADGTVRIWDLATGDCAHALDVHPEGVWPVVAGGPGLVAAGAADGTIRVWDAATGAPLHELRGHTPPVYTAVFDPAGTLMVTGDAGGTLRVFDLATGALRRELTGHRGAVFRAVFHPGGSLLAAGDEAGVVRLWDIRTGEIRQELLGHTGRVYAIAFHPGGRLLVTGDTDASVRLWEDGVHRATLTGHGGAIYQAAFSPDGSRLATADGAGSVRLWDHETGRQRLELAGHRGAVWPFAFRPDGAQLATSSNDGTARLWDAGTGQCRVVLRGHGRRVTGVAFSPDGGLLASSGNDGLVRLWDPRSGRLVRELRGVADNLTSALFNTRDSQLATATNDGGVHLWQAGTGAFERELNVETDHVWAQAFAPEGDVLATANDDDSVRLWYWTTGREIVNLAAHKGRVRSIDFHPSGALVATGCDDGLVRLWDTGTGALTATLRGHTARVYRVVFSPSGGVLASSSNDGTVRLWNPGTGATLHVLTGHAGRLWTAAFHPSGTMLASAGDDMAVRLWDPSTGALLHTLTGHTRRVWSAAFSPDGALLATAGDDGAVILWDVAGPSAPERRATLLGLAGGWAALAPDGRYKWEGDATAEFWYAVGMCRFEPGELDTYLPEVRQIPMESSF, encoded by the coding sequence ATGACACCCCCCGGCGACCACACCCGGCAGGAGCGCCCGACCGACTTCTTCATCAGCTACTCGCCCGCGGACGAACGGTGGGCGTCCTGGATCGCGTGGCAGCTGGAGGCCGCCGGGCACCGGACGATGATGCAGGCGTGGGACTTCGTGCCCGGCACCAACTTCATCGACTTCATGGACCGGGGCCTGTCGGAGGCGAAGGCCGTCGTGGCGGTCCTGTCGAGCAACTACCTCAGGTCGCGGTACGGGCGGCTGGAGTGGATGGCGGCGCTGCGCGCCGACCCCGACGACCCGGCGCGCAAGCTGGTCACGGTCCGGATCGAGGACTGCCCGATCGACGGCCTGCTGTCCACGATCACCTACGTGGACCTGGTGGGGGTGGACGACCCGGACGAGGCGCGCGGCCTGCTGATGCGGCGCATCCAGGAGGCCCTGGCGGGCCACGCGCGGCCGGTGAACGGCCCAGGCTTCCCCGGCGGGGGCCCCGGCCGCGCGGACCGCGCCCCGCTCGTCGGCCACGTCGAGGGCGGCGGGAACGGCGGCGGAACGGGGGGGAACGGCGGGGGCGGGCTGCCGGACCCGGCCGGGGAACGGCCCGTCCGCCGCGCCCCCGTGGCCGCTCCCGCGTTCCCCGCCCGCGAGGGCTCCCCGGACCTGGAGCGCGAGCACGTGAGCGTCCTGCACGTCTCCGGGCCCCGCTTCGGGCGGACGCTGGCCGAGCCCGGCGAGCCGACCACGGCCGCGGAGCTGCAGGACCGCATCTGGAGCGACGTGACGCGGCTGGCCGACTCCGGCGTCCCGCGTCCCGACCTGCTGGTGGTCACCGGCAACCTCACCCACTCCGGCAGCCGCAAGGAGTTCACCGAGGCGCTGTCGTTCCTGACGAGCCTGCGGGCGCTGCTGGGCCTGGAGGCGCAGCGCGTCATCGCCGTCCCGGGCACCCACGACGTGACGCGGGCGGCCTGCCAGGCGTACTTCTCCAGCTGCGAGGCCGACGACATCGAGCCGCAGCCGCCCTACTGGCCGAAGTGGCGGCACTTCGCGGGCCTGTTCAAGGAGTTCTACCAGGGGCTGGACTCGCTCATCTTCGACAGCGCCCAGCCCTGGACCCTGTTCCCCGTCGCCGACCTGAAGGTCGTCGTGGCCGGGCTCAACTCCACCCTGCCGCAGACCCACCGCCCGGAGGACCGCCACGGCCGGATCGGGCAGGCGCAGGCGGCGTGGTTCAACGAGCGGCTGCGGCACTTCGAGGACGAGGGGTGGCTGCGGCTCGGCGCCGTCGAGCACACGCCCGTCGCCGGCGAGCCGGGCGCGCTGCGCGACCCCGAGACCGTCGAGACGCTGCTGAGCGGGCACGTCCACGCGTTCTTCCAGGGCGCGGAGTCGGAGCTGCGCGCGATGCCGCTGCTCGGATCCGGCGTCCCGTGCGTCCCCGCGCTGGGGCCGGGCCGCCACCAGATCGTCGTGCTGCGGCGGGACGGCCTGGAGCGGTGGGTGCCCGAGGACGCGGCGCGGCGCGGGCCCGAGCGTCTCGGCGTGGCCTGGGCGGACGCGGGCGGAGCGTTCCCCCCGCCACGAGGTCAGGCACCGCCCGCGGGACCCGCGCCCCAGCTCGGCGCCGGGCCGGAGGCCGGTGCCGGGGCCGCCGGCGCCGACCCGGCCCCCGGCCCGACCGAGCGGCTGCTGGACCGGTTGACCGAGGCGTGCGAGACACGCTTCGAGCGCGCCACGATCCGGCGCGTCGTCCCCCCGCCCCGCGCCGACGGGCGGACCGACCCGCCGCACCTGCTGCTCACCCACATGGAGGACGGCTTCGTCCGGCAGTACCGGATCGGCGCGCACGTCGGCCAGGTCACCGGGGACGACGTGGACGCGTTCGTCCGGCACGTGCACGCCGACGGCGCCGACCACGGGTCGGAACTCGTCTACCTCGGCCCGGCCCCGGCCCGGTCCCTGCGCGACGACGCGCTCCGGCGGGGCATCCGGGTGCGCAGCCTCACCGAGTTCCAGGGGCTCCTCGACCTGTCGGAGTACGTCACCGCGCAGACGGGCCGGCTGTCGGCCGGCGACCTGTACCCGCCGTCGCTGTACGTCCCGCAGCGCTACCGGGAGCTGGACCGGTTCCGGCCGGCGGGCCCGTCCGACGCCGACGACGCCGCGGACCCCGGCGACGGCGGCGAGGTCCATGACGACGTCGTCGGCGAGATGCTGCGGCTGCTGGCCGCCGACCACGGCCGGTTCCTGCTGCTGCTCGGCGACTTCGGGCGCGGCAAGACGTTCTCGCTGCGGGAGCTGGCCCGCCGGATCCCCGGGGAGCTGCCGCACGTCGTCCCGATCCTCATCGAGCTGCGCGCCCTCGACAAGGCCCACTCGGTGGACGGCCTGGTCGCCGCGCACCTCGCGAACCACGGCGAGGAGCTCATCGACCTCAAGGCGTTCCACTACATGCTGCGGCAGGGCCGCATCGTCCTGCTGTTCGACGGGTTCGACGAGCTCGTCACCCGGGTGACCTACGACCAGGCCGCCGACCACCTCGACACGCTGCTGCGCGCCGCCCAGGACAAGGCGAAGATCGTCGTGGCGAGCCGCACCCAGCACTTCAAGTCGCAGGCGCAGGTGCTGACCGCGCTCGGCGAGAAGGTCGGCGTGCTGCCGCACCGGCGCGTGCTCGGGCTGGAGGAGTTCACGCCCGCGCAGGTCCGCTCGTACCTGGTGAACCGGTATGGCGACGAGCAGGCCGCCGACGACCGGCTCGGCCTGCTGTCGGGCGTCGAGGAGCTGCTGGCCCTCGCGCCCAACCCGCGGATGCTCAGCTTCATCGCCGACCTGCCCGAGGAGCGGCTCCGCGCCGTCGCGCAGGCCCGCCGCGCGGTCAGCCCCGCCGACCTCTACCAGGAGATCCTGTCGTCCTGGCTGGCGCACGAGGCCGAGCGGGTCCGGCCCGCGGGCGGCCCGTCCGGGCTGCGGGAGGAGGACATGTGGGAGGCGGTCGGCACGCTCGCGCTGCGGCTGTGGGAGGGCGACGAGCAGTTCCTGCGCCTGGCCGAGCTCACCGACGTCGCCGACGCCCTCACCGGCCTCGCCGACGGGCGCCTGTCCCCCCACCAGGTGACGCACGCCGTCGGCGCCGGGAGCCTGCTCGTCCGGACGAACGAGGGCCTGTTCGGCTTCATCCACACGTCCGTCATGGAATGGCTCGTCGCCCGGCACATCGCCGGCGCGTTCCGCGGTTCCGGCGCGCCGGCGGCGCTCGCGCGGCGCGCGCTGACGCAGCTCACCGTCGACTTCCTGTGCGACCTCGCCGACACCCGCGCCTGCCAGGAATGGGCGGACGGGGTGCTCGCCGACCCTGGCGCCGGCGACGTCGCCCGCGCGAACGCCATCCGGATCACCACGCGGCTGCGCACCCCCGCCCACACCGACCTGCGCGGCGCCCGCCTCCAGGGCGAGGACCTCTCCTACCGCGACCTGCAGGAGGTCGACCTGACCGGCGCCGACCTCACCGACGCGCAGCTCGTCGGCGCGAACCTGTCGCGGGCCGTGCTGCGCGACGCCTCCCTCGCCGGCGCCCGCCTCGACGAGGCGCGGCTCACGGGCGCCGACCTGCGCGGCGCCGACCTGTCCCGCGCCCGGCTCGCCCGCGCCGACCTCCGCGACGTCGCCGTCGAGGGGAGCCGCTGGACGCGCGCCGCGCTCGTCGACGCCGCGCTCCCGAGCCGGATCGCCGCGGCGCCCGAGCTGCGCGAGGCCGCGATCGCGCCGGGCCGTCCCGTCGAGATCCAGGTCGCGCCCGCGGCGGTCGGCGTCCCCTACGGCTTCCACTTCCAGACGAGCCGCCTCCCCCAGCCGCTCGCCTACAGCCCCGGCGGATCCGTCCTGGCCGTCGGCAGCGAGGACGGCGGCGTCCTCATCTGCGACGCGGTCACCGGAGTGCCCATCCGCACCCTCCAGGGACACCGCGACCGCGCCTACGCCGTGGCGTTCGACGCCGACGGCAACCTGCTCGCCAGCGGCTCCGCCGACGGCACCGTCCGCATCTGGGACCTCGCCACCGGGGATTGCGCGCACGCCCTCGACGTGCACCCCGAGGGCGTCTGGCCCGTCGTCGCCGGTGGCCCCGGCCTGGTCGCCGCAGGCGCCGCCGACGGGACGATCCGCGTCTGGGACGCCGCCACCGGCGCCCCCCTGCACGAGCTGCGCGGCCACACCCCGCCCGTCTACACGGCCGTCTTCGACCCCGCCGGAACGCTGATGGTCACCGGCGACGCGGGCGGGACGCTCCGCGTGTTCGACCTCGCCACCGGCGCCCTCCGCCGCGAACTGACCGGCCACCGCGGCGCCGTCTTCCGCGCCGTGTTCCACCCCGGCGGGTCGCTGCTGGCCGCCGGGGACGAGGCGGGCGTCGTCCGGCTCTGGGACATCCGCACCGGCGAGATCCGGCAGGAGCTGCTCGGCCACACCGGACGCGTCTACGCCATCGCCTTCCACCCGGGCGGGCGCCTCCTCGTCACCGGCGACACCGACGCGTCCGTGCGCCTGTGGGAGGACGGCGTCCACCGCGCCACCCTCACCGGGCACGGCGGCGCCATCTACCAGGCCGCCTTCAGCCCCGACGGGAGCCGCCTCGCCACCGCCGACGGCGCCGGGTCCGTCCGGCTGTGGGACCACGAGACCGGGCGGCAGCGCCTCGAACTCGCCGGGCACCGCGGCGCCGTCTGGCCGTTCGCGTTCCGCCCGGACGGCGCGCAGCTCGCCACCAGCAGCAACGACGGCACCGCCCGGCTGTGGGACGCCGGGACCGGGCAGTGCCGCGTCGTGCTGCGCGGCCACGGCCGCCGCGTCACCGGGGTCGCGTTCAGCCCCGACGGCGGGCTGCTGGCCTCCAGCGGCAACGACGGCCTCGTCCGGCTGTGGGACCCGCGCTCGGGACGGCTCGTCCGCGAGCTGCGCGGCGTCGCCGACAACCTCACCTCCGCGCTGTTCAACACCCGCGACTCCCAGCTCGCCACCGCCACCAACGACGGCGGCGTCCACCTGTGGCAGGCCGGGACAGGCGCGTTCGAACGCGAGCTGAACGTCGAGACCGACCACGTGTGGGCGCAGGCGTTCGCGCCCGAGGGCGACGTCCTCGCCACCGCCAACGACGACGACAGCGTCCGCCTCTGGTACTGGACGACCGGCCGGGAGATCGTCAACCTCGCCGCCCACAAGGGCCGCGTCCGCTCGATCGACTTCCACCCGTCCGGCGCGCTCGTCGCCACGGGCTGCGACGACGGGCTCGTCCGGCTCTGGGACACCGGGACCGGCGCCCTCACCGCCACCCTCCGCGGCCACACCGCCCGCGTCTACCGGGTGGTGTTCTCCCCGTCCGGCGGCGTCCTCGCCAGCAGCAGCAACGACGGCACCGTCCGGCTCTGGAACCCCGGCACGGGGGCGACGCTGCACGTCCTCACCGGTCACGCCGGCCGCCTCTGGACGGCCGCGTTCCACCCGTCCGGCACCATGCTGGCCAGCGCCGGCGACGACATGGCGGTGCGGCTGTGGGACCCGTCCACCGGTGCCCTCCTGCACACCCTCACCGGCCACACCCGCCGTGTCTGGTCCGCGGCCTTCAGCCCCGACGGCGCCCTCCTCGCCACCGCGGGCGACGACGGCGCCGTCATCCTCTGGGACGTCGCCGGGCCGTCCGCCCCCGAGCGGCGCGCGACCCTCCTCGGACTCGCCGGGGGCTGGGCCGCGCTCGCGCCCGACGGCCGCTACAAGTGGGAGGGCGACGCGACCGCCGAGTTCTGGTACGCCGTCGGCATGTGCCGCTTCGAACCCGGCGAGCTCGACACCTACCTTCCCGAGGTCCGCCAGATCCCCATGGAAAGCAGTTTCTGA
- a CDS encoding SLC13 family permease: MPSANASLRRAARSLGALDWVRAGVLALGLVFVATGLLPAETARSSVGRIAPLLLFLFSVIVLAELTKEAGVFDAIAQRMARAGRGNYAALFLMCVAFASVITVFLNLDTTAVLLTPVMLALAARARIAALPLAMTTVWLANTASLLLPVSNLTNLLAADRVALETPAFAARMWFPQVAVLAVTMALLWVFFWRRGMRGAESYDLPEVAPVRDKVLFSATGIACLLFIGAILAGVHTGVQLGVAAAVAAVLAVAAFAVRDRSALRPALIPWQLMVFVTGLFLVVPTLERYGLDEVMRSLVGGDDGVAGALRAGFAGAGLSNVLNNLPAYVAGESAVPVSNRDQLLSLLIGTNVGPVITPWGSLATLLWFEWCRRWDVRVPMRKFVLTGTVLAVLGCAATVGALLATG; this comes from the coding sequence GTGCCGTCCGCGAACGCCTCCCTCCGCAGGGCCGCCCGCTCGCTGGGCGCCCTGGACTGGGTGCGCGCCGGGGTGCTCGCGCTCGGGCTGGTGTTCGTCGCCACGGGACTGCTCCCGGCGGAGACCGCGCGGTCGAGCGTCGGGCGCATCGCGCCGCTCCTGCTCTTCCTGTTCAGCGTCATCGTGCTGGCGGAGCTGACCAAGGAGGCGGGGGTCTTCGACGCCATCGCCCAGCGGATGGCGCGCGCGGGACGCGGCAACTATGCGGCGCTGTTCCTGATGTGCGTGGCGTTCGCGTCCGTCATCACCGTGTTCCTGAACCTGGACACGACCGCCGTGCTGCTCACGCCGGTGATGCTGGCGCTGGCGGCGCGCGCGCGGATCGCGGCGCTCCCGCTCGCGATGACCACGGTGTGGCTCGCGAACACGGCGAGCCTGCTCCTGCCGGTGTCCAACCTGACCAACCTGCTCGCCGCCGACCGCGTCGCCCTGGAGACGCCCGCGTTCGCCGCCCGGATGTGGTTCCCGCAGGTGGCCGTCCTGGCGGTCACGATGGCGCTGCTGTGGGTGTTCTTCTGGCGGCGGGGGATGCGCGGGGCCGAGTCCTACGACCTGCCCGAGGTCGCCCCCGTGCGGGACAAGGTCCTGTTCTCCGCGACGGGCATCGCCTGCCTGCTGTTCATCGGGGCGATCCTCGCGGGCGTGCACACCGGCGTCCAGCTCGGCGTCGCGGCGGCGGTGGCCGCCGTCCTGGCCGTGGCCGCGTTCGCCGTGCGGGACCGGTCGGCGCTGCGGCCCGCCCTGATCCCCTGGCAGCTCATGGTGTTCGTGACGGGCCTGTTCCTGGTGGTGCCCACGCTCGAACGCTACGGGCTGGACGAGGTGATGCGCTCCCTCGTCGGCGGCGACGACGGTGTGGCGGGCGCGCTGAGGGCGGGCTTCGCCGGCGCGGGCCTGTCGAACGTCCTGAACAACCTGCCCGCCTACGTCGCGGGGGAGTCGGCCGTCCCCGTCTCCAACAGGGACCAGCTCCTCTCCCTGCTGATCGGGACGAACGTGGGCCCCGTCATCACGCCGTGGGGGTCGCTGGCCACGCTGCTGTGGTTCGAATGGTGCCGCCGGTGGGACGTGCGCGTGCCGATGCGCAAGTTCGTCCTGACCGGCACCGTGCTTGCCGTGCTGGGCTGCGCGGCCACGGTCGGCGCCCTCCTGGCGACGGGCTGA
- a CDS encoding inositol monophosphatase family protein produces MMRSGSPSPAPPVDLAEARRVAVGAAEAAGALLRAGTGGPVEARPKGDGGDVVTALDTAAEELILGRLRAAYPGHRIIAEESGVLDGAADADGSGKDLVWLVDPLDGTNNVAIGMPVYAVGLALCARAVPVLGVVHDPVSGRTWSAVRGEGALGPDGSPLTLAVRPRPGRERNPVLAWTQGHQVRSDDHVAFALRSALEMRCSRMLQLWAPLVAWVMLARGDIDGIAGYLPEIVDLPPGALLAAEAGVELRRLDGRPYELGIDRTPSELGFVAARPELLDRLLETTGAVLGEVGGAGGDGRTRRTPLAR; encoded by the coding sequence ATGATGAGATCCGGCTCCCCGTCACCGGCCCCTCCGGTCGATCTCGCCGAGGCCCGGCGGGTGGCGGTCGGCGCCGCGGAGGCCGCCGGGGCCCTGCTCCGGGCCGGGACGGGCGGTCCCGTGGAGGCCCGCCCCAAGGGCGACGGCGGGGACGTGGTGACCGCCCTGGACACCGCCGCCGAGGAGCTGATCCTGGGACGGCTGCGCGCCGCGTACCCGGGGCACCGGATCATCGCCGAGGAGTCGGGGGTGCTCGACGGGGCCGCGGACGCGGACGGGTCGGGCAAGGACCTGGTGTGGCTGGTCGATCCGCTGGACGGCACCAACAACGTCGCGATCGGGATGCCGGTGTACGCGGTCGGTCTCGCGTTGTGCGCGCGCGCCGTCCCCGTCTTGGGGGTCGTCCACGACCCGGTGTCGGGACGGACGTGGTCGGCGGTGCGCGGTGAGGGTGCGCTGGGCCCGGACGGCTCACCGCTGACGCTCGCGGTGCGCCCGCGTCCGGGGCGGGAGAGGAACCCGGTGCTGGCCTGGACGCAGGGGCACCAGGTCAGGTCCGACGATCACGTGGCGTTCGCGCTCCGCTCGGCGCTGGAGATGCGCTGCTCGCGGATGCTCCAGCTGTGGGCGCCGCTGGTGGCGTGGGTGATGCTGGCGCGCGGTGACATCGACGGGATCGCCGGGTACCTGCCCGAGATCGTGGACCTGCCCCCCGGCGCGCTGCTGGCCGCCGAGGCGGGCGTGGAGCTGCGCCGCCTGGACGGACGCCCCTACGAGCTGGGCATCGACCGCACGCCGTCGGAGCTGGGGTTCGTGGCGGCCCGGCCGGAGCTGCTGGACCGCCTGCTGGAGACGACCGGCGCGGTCCTGGGCGAGGTCGGCGGCGCGGGCGGGGACGGCCGCACCCGCCGCACCCCCCTCGCCCGGTGA